The Chitinophaga flava genome has a segment encoding these proteins:
- a CDS encoding multicopper oxidase domain-containing protein yields the protein MKHFFALVLLFITYNTVSAQSGDKPKIIRYDLYVGDTMVNYSGKTRHALAINGTIPGPTLHFTEGDTAEIYVHNTLHHETSIHWHGLILPNQEDGVPYLTTQPIKGMQTHKFRFPVVQHGTYWYHSHTMFQEQSGMYGSIVFHKRNASPENEQVVLLSDWTDIHPHQVNRMLHNASDWFAIKKGSTQSYAEAVKKGYFGTKINNEWKRMNAMDVSDVYYERFLTNGQPTASNTTYKAGDKVRLRVINGSSSTYFWLGYGGGKLTVVANDGADVEPVEVDRLLVGVSETYDVIVTIPDNKSYEFLATAEDRTNSTSFWLGSGEKVAARHLPKLKYFEGMKMMNGMMLMNGNLDTSGGMMMTNQMMDMNTVMYPEITEPDSTAGDIVTLNYGMLKAPEKTTLPEGPTKVLNFELTGNMNRYVWTINNKTVSEADKILIKKGENVRIILYNNTMMRHPMHLHGHFFRVLNGQGEYSPLKTVLDIMPMETDTIEFAATESGDWFFHCHILYHMMSGMGRVFSYEDSPPNPQVPDPAMAYRMLKKDDRMLHLMGQVGLESNGSDGEIMLANTRYRLSAEWRIGLNDRHGYENETHFGRYFGKMQWLFGYVGWDVRYRKMEEDEKNLFGQSNTKDSRQVFHLGLQYTLPMLIVADASIDTDGRLRVQLMRDDVPITRRLRFNFMVNTDREYMAGFRYIFTRHFALSTHYDSDMGLGAGITLSY from the coding sequence ATGAAACATTTCTTCGCACTCGTCCTTCTCTTCATCACCTACAATACCGTTTCCGCGCAATCCGGTGACAAACCAAAAATCATCCGCTACGATCTCTATGTAGGCGACACCATGGTCAACTATTCCGGTAAAACCAGACATGCACTCGCCATCAATGGCACCATTCCCGGTCCTACCCTGCATTTCACAGAAGGAGACACTGCTGAGATATATGTACACAACACCCTGCATCACGAAACTTCCATCCACTGGCATGGCCTCATCCTTCCTAACCAGGAAGACGGCGTCCCCTACCTTACTACCCAGCCTATCAAAGGCATGCAAACACATAAGTTCCGTTTCCCGGTGGTACAACACGGCACCTACTGGTATCACAGTCACACTATGTTCCAGGAACAAAGCGGCATGTACGGCTCCATCGTTTTTCACAAAAGAAATGCATCCCCTGAGAACGAACAGGTAGTACTGCTCAGCGACTGGACCGATATACATCCACACCAGGTAAACCGTATGCTGCACAATGCCAGCGACTGGTTTGCCATCAAAAAAGGTTCTACCCAGAGTTATGCAGAAGCCGTTAAAAAAGGATATTTCGGCACTAAAATCAATAATGAATGGAAACGTATGAACGCCATGGACGTCAGCGACGTCTACTACGAACGTTTCCTGACCAACGGTCAACCTACCGCCTCCAACACCACCTATAAAGCCGGCGATAAAGTGAGGCTACGCGTGATCAACGGCAGCTCATCCACCTATTTCTGGCTAGGTTATGGCGGCGGCAAACTCACCGTAGTAGCCAATGACGGCGCCGACGTAGAACCCGTGGAAGTAGACCGTCTCCTTGTAGGCGTATCCGAAACATACGATGTGATCGTTACGATTCCCGACAATAAAAGTTATGAATTTCTGGCTACCGCAGAAGACAGGACCAACAGCACCTCCTTCTGGCTTGGATCCGGAGAGAAAGTAGCAGCCCGCCATCTGCCCAAACTCAAATATTTCGAAGGCATGAAAATGATGAACGGCATGATGCTCATGAATGGTAACCTCGACACCAGCGGTGGCATGATGATGACCAACCAGATGATGGACATGAACACCGTAATGTATCCGGAGATCACAGAACCCGATTCTACCGCCGGCGATATCGTGACACTCAACTACGGCATGCTCAAAGCACCGGAAAAAACCACGCTGCCCGAAGGTCCCACCAAAGTGCTGAACTTTGAACTGACCGGTAATATGAACCGTTACGTATGGACCATCAACAACAAAACCGTGTCTGAAGCGGATAAGATCCTCATCAAAAAAGGCGAGAACGTCCGCATCATTCTCTATAACAACACCATGATGCGTCACCCGATGCACCTGCACGGACACTTCTTCAGAGTATTGAACGGCCAGGGCGAATATTCCCCGCTCAAAACCGTACTGGACATCATGCCCATGGAGACAGACACCATTGAATTTGCCGCCACCGAAAGCGGAGACTGGTTTTTCCACTGCCATATCCTCTACCACATGATGAGCGGCATGGGCCGGGTATTCAGTTATGAAGACTCCCCTCCCAATCCGCAGGTACCAGATCCCGCAATGGCATACCGTATGCTCAAAAAAGATGACCGTATGCTGCATCTGATGGGTCAGGTAGGGCTGGAAAGCAACGGCAGCGATGGTGAGATCATGCTGGCCAATACCCGCTACCGTCTCTCCGCCGAATGGCGTATAGGCCTCAACGATAGACATGGCTATGAAAATGAAACTCACTTCGGACGTTACTTCGGCAAAATGCAGTGGCTATTCGGCTACGTAGGCTGGGATGTACGCTACCGCAAAATGGAAGAAGATGAAAAAAACCTCTTCGGACAAAGCAACACCAAAGACTCCAGACAGGTATTCCACCTGGGTCTTCAATATACATTACCGATGCTCATCGTCGCCGATGCCTCCATCGACACCGACGGCCGCCTGCGTGTACAGCTGATGCGCGACGACGTACCCATCACGAGAAGATTACGGTTCAATTTTATGGTCAATACCGACCGGGAATATATGGCCGGCTTCCGTTATATCTTCACACGTCATTTCGCCCTCTCCACCCACTACGATAGCGACATGGGCCTTGGCGCGGGGATTACGCTCTCTTATTAA
- a CDS encoding DUF3347 domain-containing protein, with product MKKLILLTSMFTALFQFKSQAQDKQLSPLLTDYYNIKDALVSGNTASAATAATTFVQAAKGADMKAMSPAAHTAYMALQEKLITDASNISGSKDLAKQREYFKTLSDNIYLLAKDVKLSAQPVYQDYCPMKKASWLSSSTAIKNPYYGNQMLTCGKINDTIK from the coding sequence ATGAAAAAACTCATCCTCCTTACTTCCATGTTCACCGCCTTATTTCAATTCAAAAGCCAGGCACAGGACAAACAACTGTCACCATTGTTAACAGACTACTATAACATTAAAGATGCACTGGTGAGCGGTAATACCGCTAGTGCAGCCACTGCAGCCACTACCTTCGTTCAGGCCGCCAAAGGCGCAGATATGAAAGCCATGAGCCCTGCTGCACATACTGCCTATATGGCCCTGCAGGAGAAGCTGATCACTGACGCATCCAATATCTCCGGTTCCAAAGACCTGGCCAAACAACGGGAATATTTCAAAACATTGTCTGATAATATCTACCTGCTGGCCAAAGACGTAAAACTGTCCGCCCAACCGGTATACCAGGACTACTGCCCGATGAAAAAAGCCTCCTGGCTCAGCAGCAGCACCGCCATCAAAAATCCTTACTACGGAAACCAGATGCTTACCTGTGGTAAAATAAACGATACCATCAAGTAA
- a CDS encoding heavy-metal-associated domain-containing protein: MKTIQFKTNIKCSGCIEKVTPGLNATAGADNWEVDLQSPNKVLTISADEVDATAIRQAIESAGYKAENIA, from the coding sequence ATGAAAACAATACAATTCAAAACCAATATCAAATGTTCAGGTTGTATAGAAAAAGTGACTCCGGGATTAAACGCCACTGCTGGCGCAGATAACTGGGAAGTAGACCTGCAGTCACCCAACAAGGTACTGACTATTTCTGCTGACGAAGTAGATGCAACGGCTATACGCCAGGCCATCGAAAGTGCAGGTTACAAAGCTGAAAACATCGCCTAA
- a CDS encoding ferredoxin--NADP reductase encodes MPLTYTWYTQKVIRETTDTVTIIFDTRGETFHYQAGQFINLTLTIDGRPVTRSYSLSSAPETDLRPAITVKKVDGGLMSSYITAQAETIYSWEIDGPYGSFTPAADITPYKHVVLLAGGSGITPLYSIARSIASRQPETRITLLYASRTVAETIFKPSLDTWQSQHNNIQVRYVLSRHTATDNDPQDILSGRLNRIIIKKLVKQAMGSEETSPHFFICGPSELMNLHQEALTALGIPETHILKEWFAPEATTSTVVLPDSNQEVLLHYFEQSNLLDVQPGQTILAAALEERIPLPYSCKAGTCGRCTAKLTKGSVHMQHNYTLRKEELEAGYILLCQSFPLNNEVTVEIGE; translated from the coding sequence ATGCCTTTAACATATACCTGGTACACGCAAAAAGTCATCCGGGAAACAACAGACACAGTCACTATTATTTTCGATACCCGTGGGGAAACCTTCCATTACCAGGCCGGCCAGTTCATCAATCTCACTCTGACGATTGATGGACGGCCGGTAACACGGTCTTACTCCCTGAGCTCCGCCCCCGAAACAGATCTTCGTCCAGCCATTACCGTTAAAAAAGTAGATGGAGGTCTCATGAGCAGCTATATTACCGCACAGGCCGAAACCATCTACAGCTGGGAGATAGACGGACCTTATGGCTCCTTTACACCAGCAGCGGACATTACGCCTTACAAACATGTGGTATTGCTGGCCGGTGGCAGCGGAATCACTCCCTTATATTCCATCGCAAGATCTATCGCCAGCCGGCAGCCCGAAACCAGGATCACCCTGCTCTACGCCAGCCGCACAGTAGCAGAAACGATCTTCAAACCATCACTCGACACCTGGCAATCACAGCACAACAATATCCAGGTCCGGTATGTTTTATCCAGACATACGGCTACTGACAACGATCCGCAGGATATCCTCTCCGGCAGGCTTAACAGGATCATCATCAAAAAACTGGTGAAACAGGCCATGGGCAGCGAGGAAACATCTCCTCACTTTTTCATCTGCGGTCCTTCTGAGCTGATGAACCTGCACCAGGAAGCACTGACTGCACTGGGGATACCGGAAACGCATATACTAAAAGAATGGTTTGCGCCGGAAGCGACCACTTCTACCGTTGTGCTGCCCGACAGTAACCAGGAAGTACTGTTGCACTATTTCGAACAAAGTAACCTGCTGGATGTACAACCCGGACAAACCATCCTGGCGGCCGCCCTGGAAGAAAGGATACCACTGCCCTACTCCTGTAAAGCCGGCACCTGTGGCAGATGTACCGCAAAACTTACCAAAGGCAGCGTACATATGCAACACAACTACACCCTGCGGAAAGAAGAACTGGAGGCCGGCTATATCCTGCTCTGCCAGAGCTTTCCGCTCAACAACGAGGTTACAGTAGAGATCGGGGAATAA
- a CDS encoding heavy metal translocating P-type ATPase, producing the protein MNTLTLDHTSRATGQQHKKGLIKETFPVLEMTCAACAISVESTLGSVEGVQAAGVNFANQSAWVEYNPAAVTPEQLRDAVRSIGYDIVIEKENQDEIKEAAQQKHYHEVKQRTIWASALSLPIVIIGMFFMDMPYGNWIMMALATPVVFYLGRSFFVNAWKQARHGKANMDTLVALSTGIAWVFSAFNTLYPEFWHQRGLHAHVYFEAAAVVIAFISLGKLLEERAKSNTSSAIKKLIGLQPKTVLLVDASGNTREVPISTVKVNDILLVKPGEKIPVDGTVTAGDSYVDESMITGEPVPVLKKEGEGVFAGTINQKGSFRFKADKVGADTLLAHIIKMVQEAQGSKAPVQKLVDKIAGIFVPVVIGISILTFLTWIIAGGENAFTHALLTSVTVLVIACPCALGLATPTAIMVGVGKGAENNILIKDAESLELAHKVNAIILDKTGTITEGKPVVTDLLYNDNHSDYNLVQSVLFSLEQQSEHPLAAAIAQHLQQEGVQPVNLTSFESVTGQGVKGVFEGQTYLAGNKKLLEENGVVLDSQSMASASNLQAAAKTVIFYARGKQILAVVAIADRIKESSATAIAALQRQGIAVYMLTGDNQQTAAAVAKQVGITHYTAEVMPSFKATFVKQLQQEGKTVAMVGDGINDSQALAQADVSIAMGKGSDIAMDVAKMTLITSDLNSIPKALKLSSKTVSTIKQNLFWAFIYNIIGIPVAAGILFPAYGFLLDPMIAGAAMALSSVSVVSNSLRLKTAKL; encoded by the coding sequence ATGAACACTTTAACACTCGATCATACATCCAGGGCCACCGGCCAGCAACATAAAAAAGGACTGATCAAAGAAACCTTTCCTGTACTTGAAATGACCTGCGCCGCCTGTGCCATCAGCGTGGAGTCAACACTCGGCTCCGTAGAAGGCGTACAAGCCGCCGGCGTAAACTTCGCCAACCAGAGCGCCTGGGTAGAATACAACCCCGCCGCTGTTACACCCGAACAGTTACGCGATGCAGTAAGATCTATCGGTTATGATATCGTCATTGAAAAAGAAAACCAGGACGAAATAAAAGAAGCAGCTCAGCAGAAACATTACCACGAAGTAAAACAACGGACCATCTGGGCTTCTGCGCTCTCCCTCCCTATCGTGATCATCGGTATGTTTTTTATGGACATGCCTTATGGTAACTGGATCATGATGGCACTCGCCACACCAGTGGTGTTTTACCTGGGTCGCAGTTTCTTTGTCAACGCCTGGAAACAGGCCCGTCATGGTAAAGCCAACATGGACACGCTGGTAGCCCTGAGTACCGGTATCGCCTGGGTTTTCAGTGCCTTCAACACATTGTATCCGGAATTCTGGCACCAGCGCGGACTGCATGCCCACGTTTATTTTGAAGCAGCCGCTGTAGTCATCGCTTTTATCTCTCTTGGCAAACTGCTGGAAGAAAGAGCGAAATCCAATACTTCTTCTGCTATAAAAAAATTAATAGGTCTGCAACCTAAAACCGTACTGCTGGTAGACGCTTCCGGCAACACCCGGGAAGTACCCATCTCTACTGTAAAAGTAAATGATATCCTGCTGGTGAAACCCGGTGAAAAAATACCTGTAGATGGTACTGTTACTGCCGGCGACTCTTATGTAGATGAAAGCATGATCACCGGTGAACCCGTACCTGTACTGAAAAAAGAAGGGGAAGGCGTTTTTGCCGGCACCATCAATCAGAAAGGTAGCTTCCGCTTCAAAGCAGACAAAGTAGGTGCTGATACCCTGCTCGCACATATCATCAAAATGGTACAGGAAGCACAAGGCAGTAAAGCACCCGTACAAAAACTGGTCGACAAAATTGCCGGTATATTCGTTCCCGTAGTCATCGGTATCTCCATCCTTACGTTCCTTACCTGGATCATTGCCGGTGGTGAAAACGCCTTCACACATGCGCTGCTGACCTCAGTGACTGTACTCGTAATCGCCTGCCCCTGTGCACTCGGACTCGCCACTCCTACCGCCATCATGGTGGGCGTAGGTAAAGGAGCCGAAAACAATATTCTGATTAAAGACGCTGAAAGCCTCGAACTGGCACATAAAGTAAACGCCATCATCCTCGACAAAACCGGTACCATCACTGAAGGTAAACCAGTAGTGACCGACCTCTTGTACAACGACAATCATTCTGACTACAACCTCGTCCAGTCTGTTTTATTCTCTCTGGAACAACAGTCAGAACACCCGCTGGCAGCCGCTATTGCTCAGCATCTGCAACAGGAAGGCGTTCAGCCGGTTAACCTGACTTCTTTCGAAAGCGTTACCGGTCAGGGTGTAAAAGGTGTGTTTGAAGGCCAGACTTATCTGGCAGGTAATAAAAAACTGCTGGAAGAAAACGGTGTAGTACTGGACAGCCAGTCTATGGCCAGCGCCAGCAACCTGCAGGCAGCCGCTAAAACCGTGATCTTTTACGCCAGAGGCAAACAGATACTTGCCGTAGTAGCCATCGCCGACAGGATCAAAGAAAGTTCTGCTACCGCCATCGCTGCATTACAACGCCAGGGCATCGCAGTATACATGCTCACCGGCGACAACCAGCAAACCGCAGCAGCTGTGGCCAAACAGGTAGGCATCACCCACTATACCGCTGAAGTAATGCCTTCTTTTAAAGCTACCTTTGTAAAACAGTTGCAGCAAGAAGGTAAAACAGTAGCCATGGTTGGTGATGGTATCAACGACTCCCAGGCACTGGCACAGGCAGACGTCAGCATCGCCATGGGCAAAGGCTCCGACATCGCCATGGACGTGGCTAAAATGACGCTGATCACTTCCGATCTGAACAGCATTCCCAAAGCGCTGAAACTGTCTTCCAAAACAGTCAGCACTATCAAACAGAACCTGTTCTGGGCCTTCATCTACAACATCATCGGTATACCGGTGGCAGCAGGTATCCTGTTTCCAGCCTACGGTTTCCTCCTGGACCCGATGATTGCAGGTGCCGCCATGGCCTTAAGTTCTGTAAGCGTTGTTTCCAACAGCCTCCGGCTGAAAACAGCTAAACTCTGA
- a CDS encoding helix-turn-helix domain-containing protein: MQHTTPTPEAIALAIKQQAETIYAGDFSFPKDFSLAQQLTQALQLDYSILCQTFLAKENITLEKYIENLRIEKIKELLVYSNDTLPQIATKLGFLHARQMAAHFKAHTGLNTGYFKEIRKSRLSIKDMPGKPS, encoded by the coding sequence ATGCAACATACTACGCCCACACCTGAAGCCATTGCCCTGGCCATCAAACAACAGGCAGAAACAATATATGCCGGTGATTTTTCCTTTCCGAAAGATTTCAGTCTGGCCCAACAGCTGACACAAGCGCTGCAGCTCGACTATTCCATTCTCTGCCAGACCTTCCTGGCAAAGGAAAACATTACATTGGAAAAGTATATAGAAAACCTGCGAATTGAGAAAATAAAGGAATTACTGGTATATAGTAATGATACCCTGCCACAAATAGCCACCAAACTGGGCTTTCTGCATGCCCGGCAGATGGCGGCCCATTTTAAGGCCCATACAGGCCTCAATACGGGCTATTTCAAGGAAATCCGGAAGTCCAGATTGTCTATTAAAGATATGCCAGGCAAACCATCTTAA
- a CDS encoding ATP-binding protein — translation MMTSFHIPLHYLRAFINARLSVHFGHASNLITGDAPVLQDGSPFATWIDEVQPGKEEQIGLLLALVPHLQPGFLEDILGEYIPEGSDFIPIGGVKNLYHRGLVPTGETLLFILAGNDTDARIAIQNKLLQGSIFRQGILRIEAVPPGAPAMSGRLLLSEETIIHWLTGNKQRSGLPTGMAERISTGQEWNDLVLNNNTMQQVREITQWLKYASTMQSEWQLKSGNRAGYRALFHGPAGTGKTMAAALLGRNTEREVFRIDLSRVVSRYIDETEKNLNYLFDKAEQKDWVLFFDEADTLLGKKTAIKDAHDRYATVETSYLLQRMEAYKGLIILSSRYKENIDETLLHRLQNILHFPVPAPSERYLLWSRAFPDKIKLAESISLEHISRHHELTGANINSIAFRCCLKLFGDQRLELSEDDLQEAIHLELVKAGKV, via the coding sequence ATGATGACCTCTTTTCACATACCACTGCACTACCTCCGGGCATTCATTAACGCCCGCTTGTCTGTCCACTTCGGCCATGCCAGCAACCTCATAACAGGCGATGCTCCTGTGCTGCAGGATGGCTCTCCCTTTGCTACCTGGATAGATGAAGTCCAGCCAGGCAAAGAAGAACAGATCGGTCTGTTGCTGGCACTGGTACCGCATCTGCAACCCGGTTTTCTGGAAGACATCCTCGGGGAATATATCCCGGAAGGCAGCGACTTTATCCCCATTGGCGGCGTAAAAAACCTTTACCACAGAGGCTTAGTGCCTACCGGGGAGACACTGTTGTTTATCCTCGCCGGCAATGATACAGATGCCAGAATAGCCATTCAAAACAAGCTACTACAAGGCAGCATCTTCCGACAGGGTATTCTCCGTATAGAAGCCGTTCCTCCCGGAGCACCGGCCATGTCCGGACGGCTGCTGCTGTCGGAAGAAACCATTATTCACTGGCTGACCGGCAATAAACAACGCTCCGGGCTTCCCACGGGAATGGCTGAACGTATTTCCACCGGCCAGGAATGGAATGACCTCGTTCTGAATAACAACACCATGCAGCAGGTGCGGGAAATAACACAGTGGCTAAAATATGCCAGTACCATGCAATCCGAATGGCAGCTGAAATCCGGAAACAGAGCGGGCTACCGCGCCCTGTTCCACGGCCCTGCAGGCACCGGCAAAACCATGGCTGCCGCCCTCCTCGGCCGAAACACCGAACGGGAAGTATTCCGGATAGACCTCTCCAGGGTCGTTTCCAGGTACATTGATGAAACAGAAAAGAATCTAAACTATCTCTTCGATAAGGCAGAACAAAAAGACTGGGTCCTGTTTTTTGATGAAGCCGACACCCTATTAGGCAAAAAGACAGCGATAAAAGATGCACATGACCGATACGCCACCGTTGAAACCAGCTATCTGCTTCAACGTATGGAAGCCTATAAAGGCCTCATCATCCTGTCTTCCCGTTATAAAGAGAACATAGATGAAACTTTACTCCACCGGCTACAAAATATCCTACACTTCCCTGTTCCAGCGCCCTCCGAAAGATACCTCCTCTGGAGCCGCGCCTTTCCCGACAAAATAAAACTGGCGGAATCCATCTCCCTGGAACATATCTCCCGGCATCACGAACTAACCGGCGCCAATATCAACAGCATTGCTTTCCGCTGCTGCCTGAAACTCTTTGGCGACCAGCGTCTTGAACTTTCAGAAGATGACCTGCAGGAAGCCATCCACCTTGAACTCGTAAAAGCAGGTAAAGTCTGA
- a CDS encoding c-type cytochrome encodes MIKTNALRIGAFLIAAAAVIIWSCNNGSNASVLAPMPADKPLLPRADTNAIPAGKYGEMVRYGRALMMNTAYYIGPEGVSGKYLGNRMNCTNCHQDAGTKPFSFNLMLSHAQYPQYRAREGKVLTLAERVNNCVTRPHNGKPLPLDSREMVAFLSYFRWINSFVTQDRSYKGGHNLDITFPAVAASPERGKALYQQHCARCHGPEGAGQASGLTYVYPPLWGPYGYQPGSSMHRVIKQAQWLKANMPYDKATWEKPFLTDEEALDIAAYVNDDSIHPRPDVKNYDYPYKEEKAIDYDKGPFADTFSARQHKYGPFQPIISYWENKCLKAVY; translated from the coding sequence ATGATCAAAACAAACGCTCTCCGTATAGGCGCTTTTCTCATAGCAGCTGCCGCTGTCATTATCTGGTCGTGCAACAACGGCAGCAATGCCAGTGTACTCGCGCCCATGCCGGCAGACAAGCCATTGTTACCCCGGGCAGATACCAATGCGATCCCGGCCGGCAAATATGGAGAGATGGTGCGTTATGGCCGGGCGCTGATGATGAACACCGCTTATTACATAGGTCCGGAAGGCGTTAGCGGCAAATACCTGGGCAACCGGATGAACTGTACCAACTGTCACCAGGACGCCGGTACGAAACCCTTTTCATTTAACCTGATGTTATCACATGCGCAGTACCCTCAGTACCGTGCCAGGGAAGGCAAGGTGCTAACACTGGCGGAGCGGGTGAACAACTGCGTTACCAGGCCACATAACGGCAAACCGCTGCCGCTGGACAGTAGAGAGATGGTGGCTTTCCTGTCTTACTTCAGGTGGATCAACAGTTTTGTAACACAGGATCGTTCCTATAAGGGAGGACATAACCTGGACATCACATTTCCTGCTGTGGCCGCCAGTCCGGAGAGAGGTAAAGCGTTGTACCAGCAGCATTGTGCACGCTGTCATGGTCCGGAAGGAGCAGGACAAGCCTCGGGGCTGACTTACGTTTACCCGCCACTGTGGGGCCCGTACGGTTATCAGCCAGGGTCCAGTATGCACCGGGTGATCAAACAAGCACAATGGCTGAAAGCCAATATGCCCTATGATAAAGCAACATGGGAAAAACCATTCCTGACAGATGAAGAAGCACTTGATATCGCGGCCTATGTGAATGATGACAGCATCCACCCACGCCCCGATGTTAAAAACTACGATTATCCGTACAAGGAAGAAAAGGCGATCGACTATGACAAAGGTCCTTTTGCGGACACCTTTTCTGCCCGGCAACACAAGTATGGCCCATTCCAGCCCATCATCAGCTACTGGGAAAACAAATGTTTAAAAGCCGTATACTGA
- a CDS encoding aryl-sulfate sulfotransferase encodes MQRLLLFLLLIVSGCTAHTIQIKMDVPPALQDQLKASNQAGELPASFRNGYLLLNQRDEPGMIYLVNSDGKIVWYHQVKGTGFKTAHFTAQQTILCILGGKEYPTSYGNEILEIGLRGDTLLHLQKGQQDFTSDVHHEVLRTAGGNIVALTSVEKIMDLSLQGGSEQDTVKSDGIVVMDRQGHQLWQWTVFDELEPTADTAILRTRRDWMHANSLSFDKDSNYLISFYNNGQIWKLNASTGKVMWKFGKGGDFTIPATAAFDMGHAVHVNSENDLMLFDNGPSHQQSQALAFRLNDSSRQASVTMQAVLPAYLFNERMGSAYLVDHDHVLHCCSRRNTVILTDRKGQPLWTLRCTFIPYRAEFISASALLPYTFRN; translated from the coding sequence ATGCAAAGACTACTGCTATTCCTGCTGCTGATCGTCAGCGGATGTACTGCCCACACCATACAGATTAAAATGGATGTCCCGCCTGCGTTGCAGGACCAGCTGAAAGCAAGTAATCAGGCCGGTGAACTGCCAGCCAGCTTCCGCAATGGGTACCTGCTACTTAACCAGCGTGATGAACCCGGCATGATATACCTTGTCAACAGTGATGGCAAAATAGTATGGTACCATCAGGTAAAAGGTACCGGATTTAAAACAGCTCATTTCACTGCACAGCAAACCATCCTTTGTATACTTGGCGGCAAGGAATATCCTACCAGCTATGGTAACGAGATCCTGGAAATAGGCCTCCGTGGCGATACGCTGCTGCATCTACAGAAAGGGCAGCAGGATTTTACCAGTGATGTACATCATGAAGTATTACGGACCGCCGGCGGCAATATCGTAGCCTTGACCAGCGTAGAGAAAATCATGGACCTTTCTTTACAGGGAGGCAGTGAACAGGATACCGTAAAAAGTGATGGCATTGTGGTGATGGACCGCCAGGGGCACCAGCTCTGGCAGTGGACTGTATTTGACGAGCTGGAACCTACCGCCGATACAGCTATCCTTCGCACCCGGCGCGACTGGATGCATGCCAACAGTCTGAGTTTTGATAAAGATAGCAACTACCTTATCTCTTTTTACAACAATGGTCAGATATGGAAGCTGAATGCCAGCACCGGTAAGGTGATGTGGAAATTTGGTAAAGGCGGAGACTTTACGATTCCCGCTACTGCTGCTTTTGATATGGGGCATGCTGTGCATGTCAACTCCGAGAATGACCTGATGTTGTTTGACAACGGCCCTTCCCACCAGCAATCACAAGCACTGGCTTTCCGGCTCAATGATAGCAGCAGACAGGCCAGTGTTACGATGCAGGCCGTTCTTCCCGCGTACCTTTTTAATGAACGCATGGGCAGTGCTTATCTGGTAGATCATGACCATGTGCTTCATTGCTGCTCCCGGCGCAATACCGTGATACTTACGGACCGTAAGGGTCAGCCGCTGTGGACTTTGCGCTGCACTTTCATTCCTTATCGCGCGGAGTTTATTTCCGCATCAGCCTTACTTCCCTACACCTTCCGTAATTGA